Sequence from the Equus quagga isolate Etosha38 chromosome 15, UCLA_HA_Equagga_1.0, whole genome shotgun sequence genome:
GTGTTGGcgtataggttttcatagtattcttttataatccttcaTGTTTCTATGGTATCCATGGcaacttctcctctttcttttctaattttatttgagccttcttttttttcttagtgagtctggctaaaggtttttcaattttgtttatcttctcaaagaagcaccTCCttgcttcattgatcctttctactgttttttttggtttgcagttcacttatttctgctccaacttgtgttatttccctccttctgctgactttgggttttatttgttcttctttttctagttctgttaggtgtagattaagattgtttatttgagatttttcttgtttgttaaagtgggcctgtattgctatgaatttccctcttacgactgcttttgcttcatcccacGTGAGgtggtatggtatattttcattctcatttttctccagatgctttttgatttcttctttaatttcatcaatgatccattggttgttcagtatcaCGCTGTTTCATCTCTCtctatttgtcactttcccagcttttttcttgtggttgatttctagtttcataacattacggtcagaaaagatgcttgatatgatttcaatcttcttaaatttattgaggcttgccttgtttcccaacttaTGGTcaatctttgagaatgttccaggtgcacTTGAGTagaatgtgtattgtgctgtttttggatggagtgttctatatatatatgtctattaagtccatttagtctagtttttcatttaattccactgtttgcttgttggctttctgtctgtatgatctatCCCTTGATGTGAGTGgtgtgttaaggtcccctactattattgtgttgctgtaaatatctccttttagatctcttaatagttgctttatgtacttagTGGCTCTcatgttagatgcatatatatttataagtgtcatgtccttttggtggagtgtcccttttatcttatatactgtccctctttgtctctcattgcctttttttcttgaagtctactttgtctgatataagtatggcaacctgcattcttctgtttgccattagATTGGAGTATCAtcctccatcctttcactctgagcctgtatttgtctttagagctgaggtgtgtttcctggaggcagcatattgttgggtcttgttttttgaccCATCCagccactgtgtgtcttttgattggagaattcactccatttatatttagagtgattattgatatacgagggcataatgctgccattttatcacttgttttccttgtttcttatcctgtgtatttctgattgccaattcagtttggtggttcttgATGAtggtttcctcagttttctttttacttatcatttgtgtctctgttctgattatctTTTAGTGGTtcccatgaggtttgtataaaagattttatagatgaaatagtcattttctgatagcctcttatttccttagtctaagcaatttccatccctttcctcttccccttctcagttattgttgtcacaacttattccactttgtgttgtgagtttatggttaaaatgaagtgacttATAGGtattcttgatattttccttctgtttatcttAAATGTTATAAtcaagtgtttgctaacctgttctgatagagagctgcaattttctgattttctctgcctatttatctccttgctcaaggctttgtcagtctttctctttttttttcaggtatgatggtcttcttgatcatttctagGGAATGGGGGTTGTGCTGAACTacctcaggttttgtttatctgggcaagtttttatttctccatcatatctgaaggatattttcactggatagtgtattcttggctgaagctttttgtctttcagagttttgaatatatcattccactgtcccGTAGCCTTCATGGTTTTTGCTGAGAGCCTGAAAGCCTGACAAgggttcccttgtaggttattttcttctgccttgctgtccttaatattttttctttgtcattgacttttgccagttttactaatatatgccttggagaaggtctttatACATTGACATAATTAGCAGTTCTGTGAGCTTCTTTtccttgtaattccagctccttccccagtttgggaagttctcagctattatttctttgaacaagctctctgctcctttctccctctggaatacctataatcattatgttgtgttttccaattgagtcagatatttctcagaatttctccattcctttttggtcttagttctttctcctcctccacctgcagcatttctatatttctgtcctctaaattgctaatgcCTTCCTTCATGATTTCAGCTCTATTGTTTCAGGACTCTCAATTTTTCTTGATCTCattcactgtgtttttcatctccaacatttctgattggttttctttataggttcaatctcttttgtgaagaattccctctgttcattaattttattcctgatttcattgaactgtcttcctGAGTTTTGTTCTAACTCTTTGGGGGTTTTtcttatgacagctattttgcaTTCTGTGTCATTCATATTGTAAGTTTGTGTGCCTTCAGAGTTGATTTCTCggtgtttgtttttccttctggtctggagtattgaGATACCTCTTCATCCTATTTGATTGGGTTTATTTGTGCATTCgaatagtggtagtatctggtcacagattccacctgctgccactgggtgaggacaggagctgtgtattctgagcccagcACGATCCCTGGCCACTGTGTCTGTCCGAGCCTGGGCCACTTCTTGAGACTGCAGCatcactgtgggctctcccatcAGATGGGAAAGTGATTATATGTGGGCTTTGGTCTGCCATTGCCTGCTCCCAAAGTCCCGCTGAGGCATGCTCCTGCCTTCTTGGCTGCCCCAGTGCTATTGGCATTTGGGGCAGCTGGGAGGTCATTTGACCAGGTGTGTAGATCCACGCTGCCTCTTCTTAAGGTGGCTCCAGCCACTGTGCCTGGTGGGCAGGTCTTCCCCATTGGGTCTGAGCCTGGACCACTCCTTGGGACCACACTGGCACTTTGGGCTCTCTCACTGGATGGGAAAGTGAAGctgcaggggctcagggctgctacTGCCTTCTCCCATGGTCCTACTAAGATAAGCTTCCACATTCAGGACCACGGCTGTATTATGGATGTTTGCAGTATCTGGGAAATCATTCATCTGGGGATCTAGATTAGCTGATGCCTCTTCCTAGGTTGCACCCATCCTTGTGCTTGGTAGGTGGGTCTCCTCATGTTGTCCAAGCCTGGGAGACTCCCAAGGACTACAGCGAGGGAggacaggagctgtgtattctgagcctggcATGATCATTTGCAGGTGTGTCTGTCTGAGCCTGGGACACATCTTGGGAATGCAGCTGAACAATGGCCTCTTCCTCTGAATAGGAAAGTGATTACATGGGGGTTCAGGGCTGCAGTCACCTGCTCCCACAGTTATGCTGGGGTTCACTCTCACACTCAGGGCTGCAGTGGTACTATGGGCTCCAGCTGTGAAAGCAGTCTCAtgcatgcacagggctgctgggggtcaggagagtgctcacctatctccatcACCTCCCTAGGGGTAGTCCATCtgccttcagatgtatagctgtgtgggtctctcaggagtcctgttgtgttgtgtgggTATCcttcattgatcaatgaatacCAATTTACTTAGGGTTCGAAggaggagagataaagggaacagcttaTTCTGCTGGTTTCACAAAGAAGTGGGTGTGAATCGGATCCACCACCTACATTGTGCAAGTTACTCTAGAAACCTGAATATCCCAAAACTGTAACATGAGAATAATAAAGACTGCACCTCAGGTGATTTTTGTAGGACAAATGAAGGTAAATTTTGGATCTTGCCCATTGTATGACAGAGATCAAACAAATGTTAGTTCCATTCCATGTACTGTAAAGTTAATGCAGTAACATCATTTTTCTAGATTATATAATGCATCAAGTAAAGGTAGAATCTaacattgcaaaaaaaaaaaaaaaatagagaaaagaaaaaggaaggaaacagcatCCTCCTGTGGAAAGAATTAGGATCTTTTGGGCTACAGTTCAGCGAGTCTGAGCCCTAATTCCAGCTCTGGAACAAATGTGGTGTTaactctgctccctctgcctcctcgcTGTCAGGGAAGCCGTTTGGTTCAAGGCCCTCACAGGCTCCCAGGGCCTGCATCTGTGTGGgttccagccctgccctccctttAGTTCTTGGCTGGATTTTCACATCCATAAGTATCTGAAGTGTGACTGTGGGCGTGTCATTTAACCACTGAACCTTGGTTCCATTagctgaaaaatggagataatgacaACTATTTCACGGGGCTGCTAGGTGATTAAAGATATAATGTATCCAAAGGGGTCAGCACTCGGTCAGGATTGTTAGGAggaagttttcaataaatattagttctttaatccttcctccttccccaacaCCCACGCATGCTTCCTTACCACAGACTCTCATCTGTTACGTTGCCAAGACTGCCAGACTTCACCCAGTGGAGACTGCAGAGTGGTTTGGTGCAATTTCCTGGGCTCAGCTGCTGAAGGTGAGAATTTGGGTCATGTAAGACATTCCAGGGACTCTTTCAACTCTGCCATGAAGGAGGCAGACACTTCTTCAACATTGTTGGTGCTGTTGAACTGTGTATCATAAAGAGCATTTTTGCTTCTatggtttcattcattcatttattcattcattcattcaggttTAAAGAACCCAGGAGACTGCAACATGGCAGGGAAGCCCAAGCTGCACTACTACGATGGACGAGGCCGGATGGATTCGATCCTATGGCTCCTGGCTGCTGCTGGAGTAGAGGTTGGTTCTGAGTTCAGTCGTCTTAAGTTGGATCTATAAGTGACTATCGAAGTCCTTTCTCCCATGAGCTAGGAGACTATTCTCACTAAATGACCTATCAAGAGTTGTGCATTGATAAAAATTAATCACTATTAAGAGATGAACATATTTGACCTTATGCATTATTAAAACTTCTTGTCATCAAAGAgcataaacaattaaaataaagttaaggaACTAACCACAATGTGTGGCCTTATTTGGATTTGGATTTAAACAAAGtgtaaaatatcatttatgcCATTTGTGCAATAATTAGAAACATGAACGTGATTGCGCGTTacataatattaaagaatttttgttaaattctaGATGTGATATCGTTCtgaggttatttttaaaatagttcttatGTTTTAAAGATACACATTGAagaatttaaagatgaaatatatGATATGAGGGATTTGCTTCAAATTATTACAAGAGAGGGAGAGCAGTGGGCATATGGTGACAGGAGACTGGCTTAAGTTGAAAATTATTACTACTGGGTGAAGGGCGCAAGGAGGATCAAtatacttttctgtttatttatatgcATGATAGAAATTAACATAGTAAAAAGTTAGAATATATCagattagaataaaaatataattaaagttaAGACATAACCAGAAATATGAGGAGGAGCAATTTTACCAAAATGCCTGTGAAAGACTTACCATTCACTCAGCAGTGATTTGTCAAGTGCCTTTAagtgccaggtcctgtgctaggtcctggggatacatggatgaacaagacagacacggGGCTATGTCCTCAGACAGCTTATGTTCCACTGAGGTTGCACACAAGTAAGGAGGTGATTAAAAGGAGGAGGGAGCATCTAGGAGGACACCCAAGGATTGACAGTGTCAAAATGCCATAGTCCCTGTGGAAACCTGGTAGATTTTCCTGGGACTCTATTGAGTGCTGCCCTCTAGAGGTGTCACTGAGAAACACACTTCTCAGTCCAGATAGAGGCAGCAGCAAGTCTGGGAGGGTTTTCCTGGGGAGGAGTCATGGACAGACTCAGGAGATCTGGTCCCTCAGGTGGGAGCAGAAAAGGAGGGCTCCAGGTGAGGTGGTGTCCTGTGACAGGGACTTCTAGTGGCCTCCCTTCTGCCTGATAATGACATGTTTACCAAAGCCTTGGGATTACATTTTCTAGATGGCTTCACAGATGCATGGGACTTTAGCCTGGACCTGTCAATTTCACGAAGAATGAGCACATGAAACATCCAAATAGTGCCCTTCCAGGTCGTTTTCTCTCTATAAATCAATTTTCACTGTACTCCAGGGTCAGCCTTGGGGTTCAGGGATGTGCTGAGAGCCCCTGGGCAGGATGAGTTCACCACAGGAGGGTGAGGTAGGGGAGATGCTGAGCGcatcccagtcttcctcttctgcaTCAGCTTGACTgaagagggggtggggcaggactTACCAGAGGCTCTTGGTCAGGGCTTCTGGGTTCTCTGTGCCCAAATGCTGGTCTTCACTATCCCATCCGTCTCCGTTAGCCTCACAAACACCGTCTCACTAGCCAACCCCATCCCACCTCGGCCACCCTCCCTTGATGACCAGCCACCATCCCTTATGTTTGTCTGGAACTGGGTGCTTTAGGAGTTGCTGCGCCCCCACCTCACTATCTCTGTAGTCAGACCCTGTGGAGCCATGTGGATCCACAATAAACGCTTCCACTGGACAAGTTAGAATTCCTCATATTCCCAAGCTTTTCACCATCAAGAACCCTTTAAACCATAGCAGCCACTGGAAACAGCACTACTAGTTATACTTGGTGTGTGTGGCATGGGTTCtgtaatctgtattttaacacaaCATGTTCCGCTTAAGAAAATGTTCTCCCTCCATttgatagaggaggaaactgaggcctggagatgcTAAGTGACTGTGCCCCGATCACACAGCTACCGTGAGGCAGACGCAAGACTGGAACCAAATCGCATCAATGCTGAGATCTATTTTCTTGACATCGGTCTCTTTTGACTTTTGGTTTGGTCGATTCTGCCGATTAAGTAAACTGCATGATCATATAGTTACTGATTTTCATATTTGTGTTGAAACCCCACAAGCACTCAGAGCTTCTGGTCAGCCTTACGGCCAGCAGCCCTTCGAACCAGAGAGACTTGCCTCAGGAGAAGGAGAATCTACACCAAGTTCTAAGTTCCGAATGTAGGTCAAGGATGGAGTAGAGGTTCACTAATGTTTGGTGGcgttaattaaaaagaaaggatggTATGATGAAACAAAACCATCTATAAAAACCCTGACAGCttatgtttattgagcacttagtgtATACACGGTACTGATTAAAGGCCTTTGCATACCTTACAGATTTAATCTTCACACCAGCCTATAACGGAGGTGCCATAACTATACTGATTATATAGAGGAGGATACTGAGACACGAGGAGATTCGGTGACGTGTGCAACATCAGGAGGTCACTACATGTAAGAAATGatattcaaacccaggcaggcaTATCAGAAACAATGATTCatggatacaaagaaaaaaagtttgagaactctTTTTGCTTCCTTAAGTTGGAAATTCTAGTCAAATGTGTCCAGTATTTTCCAGAGGACGAAATTCTGAGTTGAAAGAGTTAAAGCTGTGCAGCAACCAGGACTCATGTTATATTAATTGGGGACTCGTGGGATGGAGTGATGTCAATGACAGCAGAGGCTCCTGGTGGCAGCATCTGAGACAGCCATTGTCCCTTGGTGTACTCTTTGCTGGGGACATACAATGTACTGTCCTGATCTCACCTGGATGGACAGGCTTTCCTGAGATACTGAAACCTCATAAGTAGAGGCACTTCCCAGTCCCTTCCCTCCGTGATATCCCCCTCCCCAATGACCAGGATCATCCACAGAGGTGGAAACAGGGTGGAGGTGAATTGCAACCTCAAGAATGAGCTGTTACCTGCTGCCACCAGTGCTCTTTCCTCAATGGCTCTAATCTAAATTTCCAGTCGCCCTGATGACACGCCCCTGTGTGCCCTCCCAAGTCAGAAATCTTCCTTTTGCTTATTATGTCCAGACAGGGGCCATTCAAGTGTAAACTTCTTTAATGGTATGGAATGAAAGAACAAGAACTCATTTACTGTTTCTCCTTTCCAGTTTGAAGAGAAATTTATGGAAACTTCAAAAGACTTGGAAAAACTAAGAAATGGTAAGACCAAGTATGTAAATTCCTCTGATGAGAGGATCTAGAAGAAGCTATAACTTGAGGTTTTAATCCCAGGCattgcctgtgtgtgtgctgggaaccaggagataagcagaaaggaaaaaagtggtTCAAATGTGCACGGTGGGGTTTTGTGAGCCGCTTTGGTAACTCCCTCAGGGCCAGGAAGGCTACAACTCTCTGAGCATTTGCTCTAGGACCAGCCCCGGTGCCTGTGGATCCCTCTCTTTGCTTTCTACTGCTTTTCTGCACCACCACTGAGTTGTACCAGCTCAGGATCCCACAACCTCCCAGCAAGGCCGTGAGGCATGTGCAATAGAGTGAAAGAGGGGAAACAGGCCCAGCAGTTGCCTGGAGTTCTTCTTTCTGATGGTTTGACAAGGTGATGTCCCAACAGTTTCTAGGCTCATATAGCAAGAGGGTGCTGATGTAGTTGGAATGCCAGGTGAGCCcgtgaggagggagagagagagcgagggCCGGCAGCAGTGGCTGGGAAAACAGGGTTCCCCAGCACACAGTATCCATTGGTGGGATTTGAAGAGCATAGGAAACGCCCTCCGTAGAAATCTCACTAAGTCCTGGCCTCTTGCCGGGTCCCCCATAGACTTTTTTTGGGAACTTCCCAACTGAAATGGCAAATGACTGGTGGTCCTGCAGCAGCCTCTTCCAATCTTTTCCTAAAATATCCATGAAGAGAAATCGAACatgaaaaatacacagaatacCATGTGTctcaaagggaaataaaaaaattaatgaaataataggttaaaagtaaaaggcagATTGATAAGAAAAAGGATTACAGGGAGCTAAAAACAAATGCCGTTTCCTTCCAATACTCCCAggtaataattttttgtttccttttatctaTTCAGTCATTTCAACAAACAGTTTTTCATCCTGAAAGTGTGAATCTCAAAACattgctctctttccttttcttctttcaaaagatGGGAGTTTGATGTTCCAGCAGGTGCCAATGGTGGAAATCGATGGGATGAAGCTGGTGCAGTGCAGAGCCATTCTCAACTACATCGCCGCCAAACACAACCTCTATGGGAGAGACACCAAGGAGAGAGCCCTGTGCGGTATTTTTCCTGTGTTTCATCCACAATTAATAGGAATAATTCAAGTTCTTCCCTGAGGGACCAAGACCATGTCAGGGGGATCATGACCACCAGCAGCATGGCTTCGGTGGTGTAGAGTGAAGTCCAGTACAGCTGAGACCTTAGAGGACGAGGGACAGGAAACCTGCAGTGGACTCAAGCCAGTGGGATTATAGAAGAGGATGCGGCCCACGGGGAGGGCACAGTGACAGAGCAAACCTGATGACCTGAGAAGCCAAGAGAATGGTGGAGTCATGTCTCCAGGTGTTCAGACCTTTATGAGCTGGACACCAGCCCACAGCTAGAGATGAGGGACAAAGTGTCTGAAGGTATAGAGGATTAGCCTGGGGAAGAGAAGGACCCAAAGAAGCTGATGCTCATCTTCCAGAATTTACCAGAATGATGACCACAAACCTAACTTTCACCCAGGGATATGGATGGGCCATATGACAAGGGTTAGCAGATGTTGAGTCCAAGATGCCAGGTTTACATCGAGCACTTTGATACAAGATTGAAGCAGCAGATTATTTCAATAAGACCATAACAGGGGGACTCTTCTCTGTTGTGATGGCGCcacatgattaaaattaaaaccatgtgCAGAACTGGGGCAGTTATtcaaaggttaaacatagagttacgaTATGACTCAGCGATTCCACTATGAGGCGTGTACCCAAGGGAACTGAAATTATATCAACACTAAAACTTGTACGCAATTGTTCATAAGTGTTGTTTATAGTCTTCAAAAAATGGGAACGGTATAAATGTCCCCAAAGTGATGACTGGATGAGCAGAGTGTGGTACAGCCATGCAGTGGAATGTTATCTGTCCATGGGAAGGAATGAAGCTCTGACGCAGGCTGCAACACGGATGAACTTTGACAACATTAGGTTACATATAGAAACCAGACACGAATGGCACTTATTGTATAATTCCGTATTACAAAATGTCTGGAACATTCctatccatagaaacagaaagtagttaagtggttgcctggggccagagggagggaagaatg
This genomic interval carries:
- the LOC124227251 gene encoding glutathione S-transferase A2-like; this translates as MAGKPKLHYYDGRGRMDSILWLLAAAGVEFEEKFMETSKDLEKLRNDGSLMFQQVPMVEIDGMKLVQCRAILNYIAAKHNLYGRDTKERALCGLICT